The following are from one region of the Stanieria sp. NIES-3757 genome:
- a CDS encoding histidinol-phosphate aminotransferase, producing MSYFRAAVDAMTGYIPGEQPKPGTKIIKLNTNENPYPPSPHAVEVLRTLDSEWLRRYPDPYAKDFCQAVSEALGVPRDWILVGNGSDELLNVIIRACAGGSDRTVVYPMPTYVLYRTLAGMQPAQVQEIPYPEDFRLPIEKLVAAKGAVTFIASPNSPSGHLVPLEDLRQLAKEASGIVVIDEAYVDFADYSALPLVFELENVIILRTLSKGYSLAGLRMGFAIANPKLLAGLFKVKDSYNIDAIATAVGTAAMKDQAYKNECANKVKISRAKLTTDLKNIGFDVLNSQGNFVLATPQNNSAESLYQELKNRGILVRYFKQPGLEDKLRITVGTDVQNQTLLEALSCLIN from the coding sequence ATGAGTTATTTTCGTGCTGCTGTTGATGCCATGACTGGCTACATTCCTGGGGAACAACCAAAACCAGGGACAAAGATTATTAAACTCAACACTAACGAAAATCCTTATCCTCCTTCTCCTCATGCTGTAGAAGTTTTACGTACTCTCGACAGTGAATGGTTGCGACGTTATCCCGATCCTTATGCCAAAGATTTTTGTCAAGCAGTCAGTGAAGCTTTGGGTGTCCCTCGCGATTGGATTTTAGTTGGTAATGGCAGTGATGAATTACTCAATGTCATAATTCGCGCTTGTGCAGGAGGAAGCGATCGCACTGTAGTGTATCCGATGCCAACCTATGTACTTTATCGTACCCTAGCAGGCATGCAACCTGCTCAAGTTCAAGAAATTCCCTATCCCGAAGATTTTCGACTACCAATAGAAAAACTTGTTGCTGCCAAAGGTGCAGTTACTTTTATCGCCTCTCCCAATAGTCCTTCTGGACATTTAGTTCCTTTAGAAGATTTACGCCAGTTAGCCAAGGAAGCTTCTGGAATCGTTGTTATCGACGAAGCTTATGTAGATTTTGCCGATTATTCAGCTTTACCTCTAGTTTTTGAGCTAGAAAACGTTATTATTCTTAGAACCTTATCCAAAGGTTACTCCTTAGCAGGCTTAAGAATGGGTTTTGCGATCGCTAATCCTAAATTATTAGCAGGTTTGTTTAAAGTTAAAGATAGTTATAACATTGATGCGATCGCGACTGCTGTAGGTACGGCAGCGATGAAAGATCAAGCTTACAAAAACGAATGTGCTAATAAAGTAAAAATTTCACGGGCGAAATTAACTACGGATTTAAAAAATATTGGTTTTGATGTTTTAAATTCTCAAGGTAATTTTGTGTTAGCAACACCTCAAAATAATAGTGCTGAGTCTTTGTATCAAGAATTAAAAAACCGTGGTATTTTAGTTCGTTATTTTAAACAACCTGGGTTAGAAGATAAACTACGCATTACGGTTGGTACAGACGTACAAAATCAAACTTTACTAGAAGCATTAAGTTGTTTAATTAATTGA
- a CDS encoding putative potassium channel protein, translating to MQESFQRIFIGTTFFTVTLVIAVVGYGLFGWTLLDSIYMVVITIFGVGYGEVNPLRTPSEKIFTIFVIIAGTSSAVYTVGGFIQMIAEGEINKALDSHKKNKDIENLKQHIIICGFGRMGQILAHQMQEARQPFVILDRDSDRISQAEALGYLAQIGNATDEEMLQAMGIEKAKILATVLPDDAANVFITLTARGLNSKLKILARGEFPTTEKKLRLAGADDVVLPATISALRMASLITRPTAIDFLETKEERRQLNELLSHVDVQIDELAVPLDSPFVGKTIRELEVRGKGGFIAIALRKQDGTIVRNLDHNTFLEKGDTVIVMGHQGDIPQFARANELKSKLRYRGSQVG from the coding sequence ATGCAAGAGTCATTTCAACGGATTTTTATTGGCACAACTTTTTTTACCGTCACACTGGTGATAGCAGTAGTTGGTTATGGCTTATTTGGCTGGACTCTGTTGGATTCAATTTACATGGTAGTTATTACCATTTTTGGTGTTGGTTATGGAGAAGTAAACCCATTAAGAACTCCCTCAGAAAAAATTTTTACTATTTTCGTAATCATTGCTGGCACTTCGTCAGCAGTCTATACAGTAGGAGGTTTTATTCAAATGATTGCTGAAGGGGAAATTAATAAAGCTTTAGATAGTCACAAAAAAAACAAAGATATTGAAAACCTAAAACAACATATAATTATTTGTGGATTTGGGCGGATGGGACAAATTCTAGCGCACCAGATGCAAGAAGCAAGACAACCATTCGTTATTCTAGACCGAGATAGCGATCGCATTTCCCAAGCAGAAGCGTTAGGATATTTAGCACAAATCGGCAATGCTACTGATGAAGAAATGTTACAAGCGATGGGGATTGAAAAAGCTAAAATATTAGCAACAGTTTTACCAGATGATGCAGCTAATGTTTTTATTACTTTAACTGCCCGTGGCTTAAACTCTAAGCTGAAAATTTTGGCTCGTGGCGAATTTCCTACTACTGAAAAAAAGTTAAGATTAGCAGGGGCAGATGATGTGGTTTTACCTGCAACTATCAGTGCGTTACGCATGGCTAGTTTGATTACTCGCCCAACTGCGATCGATTTTCTGGAAACCAAAGAAGAACGCAGACAACTGAATGAATTACTTTCTCATGTTGATGTGCAAATCGATGAATTAGCAGTTCCTCTTGACTCTCCTTTTGTCGGCAAAACTATTAGAGAATTAGAAGTGAGAGGAAAAGGGGGTTTTATTGCGATCGCTTTGAGAAAACAAGACGGCACAATTGTTAGAAATCTCGATCATAATACGTTCTTAGAGAAAGGAGATACGGTAATTGTGATGGGACATCAAGGAGATATCCCTCAATTTGCTAGGGCTAATGAATTGAAGAGTAAATTACGATATCGTGGTTCTCAAGTAGGTTAA
- a CDS encoding apolipoprotein N-acyltransferase, giving the protein MGLTSAPNNFWWLAWIGLVPLWLALFKFKNSLRQTILIALVWGFGFYGLALFWITGVHPMTWMGVPWLASLLIAIFCWLFITCWGTALVVTWSVLMTIITKKFYYIFQDKNISNSCLKVLLGVTLWCNLEALWSYTPLWWTSLASTQSPNNLIILQLGKISGASAITIGIVVVNGFLGEAILIKKRITNLYSKNLFLFLPFGIFFIGHLFGFWLYQYPINLDNQQPIKVGIIQGNIPNEIKLYPSGWRKAIEGYTTGYQRLAKQKVDIVLTPETALPFYWDNIINNQTSFYQAVLKEKIPAWVGAFGKEGNSYTNSLFTLTATGKTYSQYDKFKLVPLGEYIPFESVLGKIIDRLSPLEAHLVPGKSNQIFDTPFGRAIAGICYESAFSEHFRRQAKAGGEYIITASNNAHYSSAMPAQHHALDIMRAIETDRWAARATNTGYSAIVDPRGHTLWRSQINQYAIYTNTIYRRQTKTLYVKWGDWLTIVLLGLSTICLWQKNR; this is encoded by the coding sequence ATGGGACTAACATCAGCACCAAATAATTTTTGGTGGTTAGCCTGGATTGGTTTAGTTCCACTTTGGTTAGCACTTTTTAAATTCAAAAACTCTTTACGACAAACTATTTTAATTGCTTTAGTTTGGGGATTTGGTTTCTATGGATTAGCTTTATTTTGGATTACTGGCGTTCATCCTATGACTTGGATGGGAGTGCCTTGGTTAGCTAGTTTATTAATAGCTATTTTTTGTTGGTTATTTATTACTTGTTGGGGAACAGCTTTAGTAGTTACTTGGTCGGTGTTGATGACTATAATTACTAAAAAGTTTTATTATATTTTCCAAGATAAAAATATTAGCAATTCTTGCTTAAAAGTTTTACTGGGCGTAACTTTATGGTGTAACTTAGAAGCTTTATGGAGTTATACACCTTTGTGGTGGACTTCCCTTGCTTCTACTCAAAGTCCTAATAATTTAATTATTTTACAACTTGGTAAAATCTCTGGTGCTAGTGCCATTACTATCGGGATTGTTGTCGTCAATGGTTTCCTAGGAGAAGCAATTTTAATTAAAAAAAGAATTACTAATCTCTATTCAAAAAATTTATTTCTTTTTCTCCCTTTCGGAATATTTTTCATCGGGCATTTATTCGGATTTTGGCTTTATCAATATCCTATTAATTTAGATAATCAACAACCTATTAAAGTAGGAATTATTCAAGGTAATATTCCTAACGAAATTAAACTGTATCCTTCAGGCTGGCGCAAAGCAATTGAAGGTTACACCACAGGTTATCAAAGATTAGCCAAACAAAAAGTTGATATTGTTCTTACTCCCGAAACAGCATTACCTTTTTATTGGGATAATATTATTAATAATCAAACTTCTTTTTATCAAGCAGTATTAAAAGAAAAAATTCCTGCTTGGGTGGGTGCTTTTGGTAAAGAAGGAAATAGTTATACTAATAGTCTATTTACTCTTACTGCCACAGGAAAAACCTATAGTCAATACGATAAATTTAAATTAGTTCCCCTAGGAGAATATATTCCCTTTGAATCAGTTTTAGGGAAAATTATCGATCGCCTTTCACCTTTAGAGGCTCATTTAGTTCCAGGAAAATCTAATCAAATCTTTGATACTCCATTTGGAAGAGCGATCGCAGGAATCTGTTATGAATCAGCTTTTTCTGAGCATTTTCGTCGTCAAGCCAAAGCAGGAGGCGAGTATATCATTACAGCTTCTAATAATGCTCATTATAGTTCAGCTATGCCAGCCCAACACCATGCTTTAGATATAATGCGTGCGATCGAAACTGATCGATGGGCAGCTAGAGCAACTAATACAGGGTATTCAGCAATAGTAGATCCTCGTGGACATACTTTATGGCGATCGCAAATTAATCAATATGCAATTTATACAAATACTATTTATCGCCGACAAACTAAAACTTTATATGTCAAATGGGGTGATTGGTTAACTATTGTTTTATTAGGTTTAAGTACAATCTGTTTATGGCAAAAAAATAGATAA
- a CDS encoding tRNA delta(2)-isopentenylpyrophosphate transferase, translated as MLIVICGATASGKSGLALKLAQRLNTIIISADSRQVYREFDIGTAKPSVTEQKLVPHYLIDICEPTENFTLAEYQLKAQNLIDNFADYPPLLVGGTGLYIKSITKGLKIPRVSPQPQLRSQMIALGQTQLYGWLTQVDPIAAKKIHPNDQVRTLRALEVFYVTGKPISEQQGENPPHYPILQIGLDGEVAELDRRIEIRTHQMIELGLVKEVEYLIQKYGQDLPLLNTLGYAEIKQYLAGELSLTEAIDLTILHTRQFAKRQRTWFRAYPEIEWFDVNNPNLLELVWQRIKEFK; from the coding sequence ATGCTGATAGTCATTTGTGGTGCTACGGCTAGTGGTAAATCGGGATTAGCTTTAAAATTAGCTCAACGTCTCAATACAATAATTATTAGTGCTGATTCTCGCCAAGTGTATCGAGAATTTGATATTGGGACAGCCAAACCTTCGGTTACAGAACAAAAATTAGTACCACATTACTTAATTGATATTTGTGAACCAACGGAGAATTTTACTTTAGCTGAATATCAATTAAAAGCCCAAAACCTAATTGATAATTTTGCAGATTATCCGCCTTTATTAGTAGGAGGTACTGGTTTATATATCAAATCAATTACTAAAGGTTTAAAAATACCAAGAGTATCGCCTCAACCCCAATTGCGATCGCAAATGATTGCTTTAGGACAAACTCAACTTTATGGGTGGTTAACTCAAGTCGATCCCATAGCTGCTAAAAAAATTCATCCTAACGATCAAGTTAGAACATTACGAGCTTTAGAAGTATTTTATGTCACGGGTAAGCCAATTTCCGAACAACAAGGAGAAAATCCCCCTCATTATCCTATTTTACAAATTGGTTTAGATGGTGAAGTGGCAGAATTAGACCGCAGGATCGAAATTAGAACTCATCAAATGATCGAGTTAGGATTAGTCAAAGAAGTAGAATATTTAATTCAAAAATACGGTCAAGATTTACCTTTATTAAATACTTTAGGATATGCCGAAATTAAACAGTATTTAGCAGGAGAGCTTTCTTTAACTGAAGCGATAGATTTAACAATTTTGCATACTCGTCAATTTGCTAAACGTCAGCGTACTTGGTTTAGAGCTTACCCTGAAATTGAATGGTTTGATGTCAATAATCCTAATTTATTAGAGTTAGTCTGGCAAAGAATTAAAGAATTTAAGTAA
- a CDS encoding PetM of cytochrome b6f complex subunit 7, whose translation MSLSWLTAKAIACLVVKFKVNFNYFDKQDGETIMSAESMLFNGVILCIVLVLVGLAWGFLLLKIQGGEAE comes from the coding sequence TTGAGTTTAAGCTGGTTGACTGCTAAGGCGATTGCCTGTTTAGTAGTTAAGTTTAAAGTTAATTTTAATTATTTTGATAAACAAGACGGAGAAACCATCATGAGTGCAGAGAGTATGTTGTTTAACGGAGTGATTTTGTGTATCGTCCTTGTTTTAGTAGGATTAGCTTGGGGCTTTTTACTACTAAAAATTCAAGGTGGCGAAGCAGAATAA
- a CDS encoding 4-hydroxythreonine-4-phosphate dehydrogenase: MFQLPHLAITFGDPAGIGGEIILKALADSSLTENCQITIIGSRDYLQTTYEHLQQNSNLKSEDLANPENLDIIDLPSSAPLTFGQGNADTGAASFNYLQEAITLTLQGKFQAIVTAPIAKSLWKAAGYNYPGQTEVLATRAGVDKFGMLFVAKSPHTGWILRTLLATTHIPLAKVPSALNPQLMSLKLELLIECLHQDFGIGNPTIAIAGLNPHSGEAGQLGSEEKQWLQSWLEEERLKRPQTKLIGLVPPDTMWVQPGQAWYGNHDEQIKLQTADAYLALYHDQGLIPVKLMAFDRAINTTIGLPFIRTSPDHGTAFDLAGKGMANPNSMKAAIQLGVELATIRNKAS, encoded by the coding sequence ATGTTTCAGCTTCCTCACTTAGCAATCACTTTCGGCGATCCGGCGGGAATTGGCGGAGAAATTATCCTCAAAGCTTTAGCAGATTCATCTCTGACGGAAAATTGTCAAATTACAATTATTGGTAGTCGCGATTATCTACAAACAACTTACGAACATCTGCAACAAAATAGTAATCTCAAGTCAGAAGATTTAGCCAACCCAGAAAACCTTGACATTATCGATTTACCAAGTTCGGCACCCCTTACTTTTGGTCAAGGTAATGCGGATACAGGTGCAGCCAGTTTTAATTATTTACAAGAAGCCATTACTTTAACTTTACAAGGTAAATTTCAAGCAATTGTTACTGCACCTATTGCCAAATCTCTCTGGAAAGCAGCAGGATATAATTATCCAGGGCAAACAGAAGTTTTAGCAACTCGTGCAGGGGTAGATAAATTTGGAATGCTATTTGTCGCCAAATCTCCCCATACAGGTTGGATCTTACGAACCTTGTTAGCTACTACCCATATTCCCTTAGCCAAAGTACCATCTGCTTTAAATCCGCAATTGATGTCCTTAAAACTAGAATTATTAATTGAATGTCTGCATCAAGATTTTGGTATAGGAAACCCAACTATTGCGATCGCAGGGTTAAATCCTCATAGCGGAGAAGCAGGACAACTGGGCAGTGAAGAAAAACAATGGTTACAATCTTGGTTAGAGGAGGAACGTCTCAAACGTCCTCAAACTAAATTAATTGGACTTGTTCCTCCAGATACAATGTGGGTTCAACCTGGTCAAGCTTGGTATGGCAACCATGATGAGCAAATCAAATTGCAAACTGCTGATGCTTATTTAGCTTTGTATCACGACCAGGGTCTAATTCCTGTCAAATTAATGGCTTTTGATCGGGCGATCAATACTACGATTGGTTTACCTTTTATTCGTACTTCTCCTGATCACGGTACTGCTTTCGATCTTGCAGGTAAAGGGATGGCTAATCCCAACAGCATGAAGGCAGCAATTCAATTAGGAGTAGAGCTAGCTACAATCAGAAACAAAGCTAGCTAA
- a CDS encoding ribosomal protein S16, producing MVKLRLKRFGKKREVSYRIVAISSRTRRDGRPLEELGFYNPRTDETRLNVPAIVKRLQDGAQPTDTVRNILEKAKIFEQVHA from the coding sequence ATGGTCAAACTGCGTTTAAAACGATTCGGCAAAAAAAGAGAAGTTAGTTATCGGATTGTAGCTATTAGTAGTAGAACTCGTAGAGATGGTCGTCCTCTCGAAGAGTTGGGTTTCTATAATCCTAGAACCGATGAAACTAGATTGAACGTTCCTGCAATTGTGAAACGTCTCCAAGATGGGGCGCAACCTACAGATACAGTAAGGAACATTCTCGAAAAAGCCAAAATTTTTGAACAAGTTCATGCCTAA
- the ffh gene encoding signal recognition particle protein, translating into MFDALAERLEDAWKKLRGQDKISKSNIQDALKEVRRALLEADVNLQVVKNFIAEVEQEANGAEVISGVNPGQQFIKIVYDELVKVMGESNVPLAQADKAPTIILMAGLQGTGKTTATAKLALYLQKQEQTCLMVGTDVYRPAAIDQLLTLGKQINVPVFEMGTDANPVEIARQGIEKAKELGVDTVLIDTAGRLQIDQDMMAELAQIKETVQPHDTLLVVDAMTGQEAANLTRTFHEQIGITGAILTKLDGDSRGGAALSVRQVSGQPIKFVGVGEKVEALEPFYPDRLASRILNMGDILTLVEKAQEEIDLADMENMQSKILEARFDFNDFLKQMRLLKNMGSLGGVLKLIPGMNKISGADLQKGETQLKRTEAMINSMTKEERSNPELLAQSPSRRRRVAKGSGFEETDVSKLIKDFTRMRSLMQQMGKGMPAIPGMGGMPGMGGMPGFRGYQGGSKKKKKTKKKKGFGSL; encoded by the coding sequence ATGTTTGATGCTCTAGCAGAACGTTTAGAAGATGCGTGGAAGAAACTGCGCGGTCAAGATAAAATCAGCAAATCTAATATCCAAGATGCGCTTAAAGAGGTACGTCGTGCTTTATTAGAAGCTGATGTCAACCTTCAAGTAGTTAAGAATTTTATTGCAGAAGTTGAACAGGAAGCTAATGGTGCGGAAGTCATTTCGGGAGTAAACCCAGGACAGCAATTTATCAAAATTGTTTATGATGAATTAGTCAAAGTGATGGGGGAAAGCAATGTTCCTCTTGCTCAAGCTGACAAAGCCCCTACCATAATTCTAATGGCAGGTTTACAGGGTACAGGGAAAACTACAGCAACTGCCAAATTAGCTCTTTATTTGCAAAAACAAGAACAAACTTGTTTAATGGTCGGTACAGACGTTTATCGTCCTGCTGCGATCGATCAGTTATTAACTTTAGGTAAGCAAATAAATGTTCCTGTTTTTGAAATGGGAACCGATGCCAATCCTGTAGAAATTGCACGTCAAGGGATTGAGAAAGCCAAAGAATTAGGTGTAGATACGGTTTTGATTGATACCGCTGGACGATTGCAGATCGATCAAGACATGATGGCAGAATTAGCTCAAATTAAGGAAACGGTTCAGCCTCATGATACTTTATTGGTAGTAGATGCCATGACGGGGCAAGAAGCAGCCAATCTTACCCGTACTTTCCACGAACAAATCGGCATTACAGGGGCAATTCTAACCAAGTTAGATGGAGATAGTCGTGGTGGTGCAGCTTTATCAGTAAGACAAGTATCGGGACAGCCAATTAAGTTTGTTGGTGTTGGGGAAAAAGTAGAGGCTTTAGAACCTTTTTATCCAGACAGATTAGCTTCCCGTATTCTCAATATGGGAGATATTCTGACTTTAGTAGAAAAAGCTCAGGAAGAGATTGACTTGGCTGATATGGAGAATATGCAGTCGAAGATTCTCGAAGCTAGATTTGATTTTAACGACTTCCTCAAACAAATGCGCTTACTAAAGAATATGGGTTCTTTGGGCGGTGTGCTGAAGTTGATTCCTGGGATGAATAAAATTAGTGGTGCGGATCTACAAAAAGGAGAAACCCAACTCAAACGCACCGAAGCGATGATCAACTCCATGACGAAGGAAGAAAGGAGTAATCCTGAATTACTAGCGCAGTCTCCTAGTCGTCGTCGTCGTGTTGCTAAAGGTTCTGGTTTTGAAGAAACTGATGTCTCTAAATTAATCAAAGATTTTACCCGAATGCGATCGCTGATGCAACAAATGGGTAAGGGAATGCCTGCTATACCTGGTATGGGTGGTATGCCTGGGATGGGCGGTATGCCTGGATTTCGAGGCTATCAAGGCGGTTCTAAGAAAAAGAAAAAAACCAAGAAAAAGAAAGGTTTTGGTTCTCTATAA
- a CDS encoding inosine/uridine-preferring nucleoside hydrolase, translating into MTKKLVLMDHDGAIDDFLATILLLTMAEVEPIGIVVTPADCYPLAAVSVTRKILDLMGKSHIQVAASTVRGINPFPPEFRRDCTIIDNFPILNEPEQIETPLVTESGQEFIIKQLQAASQPVTLMVTGPLTTVAEAIVLQPEIIAKIEALVWMGGALTVDGNVEKGFALEHDGSAEWNVFWDPIAAKQIWETSIPIILCPLDLTNTVPVTPEFIRLLTKQRQYPLSDLAGMFYALAIPQAYYCWDILATAYLARPEFYHLQTYATDIITEGTSQGRTVLQAGGKTIQVMTKVDKQRFYNYLLEQLKST; encoded by the coding sequence ATGACTAAAAAATTGGTTTTAATGGATCATGATGGAGCAATTGACGATTTTCTTGCCACCATACTTTTATTAACAATGGCGGAAGTTGAACCGATTGGAATTGTAGTTACTCCAGCAGATTGTTATCCTCTTGCTGCGGTAAGCGTCACCCGTAAGATTTTAGATTTGATGGGAAAATCACACATTCAAGTTGCTGCTAGCACAGTGAGGGGGATAAATCCTTTTCCGCCAGAGTTCCGTCGTGATTGTACGATTATTGATAATTTTCCAATTTTAAATGAACCAGAACAGATCGAAACACCCTTAGTAACAGAATCAGGACAAGAATTTATTATTAAGCAATTACAAGCAGCCTCTCAACCTGTAACTTTAATGGTAACAGGGCCATTAACTACTGTAGCAGAAGCAATTGTACTTCAACCAGAAATAATCGCGAAAATTGAAGCACTTGTTTGGATGGGAGGCGCATTAACAGTAGATGGCAATGTGGAAAAAGGTTTTGCTTTAGAACATGATGGTTCAGCAGAATGGAATGTTTTTTGGGATCCCATTGCAGCCAAACAAATTTGGGAAACGTCGATTCCGATTATTCTTTGTCCATTGGATTTAACCAATACTGTTCCTGTTACTCCTGAGTTTATTCGTTTATTAACTAAACAGCGTCAATATCCTCTTTCCGATCTAGCTGGAATGTTTTACGCTCTAGCAATTCCCCAAGCTTATTATTGTTGGGATATTCTCGCCACAGCCTACTTAGCTCGTCCAGAATTTTATCATCTACAAACTTACGCAACCGATATTATTACAGAAGGAACAAGTCAAGGCAGAACTGTCTTACAGGCAGGCGGTAAAACCATTCAAGTAATGACTAAGGTAGATAAGCAGCGTTTTTACAATTATCTTTTAGAGCAATTAAAAAGTACTTAA
- a CDS encoding transcriptional regulator, which yields MKNIKEKMSIVESPTVPTCQSSHLVEGDRIKQLEQETLQPEKAQCMAEFFRLLGDANRLRILSVLAKQKLCVCDLAAILEMSESAVSHQLRTLRSLRLVNYQKQGRKVYYDLQDHHVLDLYNSVAEHLDESETEELS from the coding sequence ATGAAAAATATTAAAGAAAAAATGTCAATTGTTGAATCTCCTACCGTACCTACTTGTCAATCGAGTCATCTTGTTGAAGGCGATCGCATTAAGCAACTAGAACAAGAAACTTTACAACCAGAAAAAGCACAATGCATGGCGGAATTTTTCCGATTATTAGGAGATGCTAACCGCCTGCGAATTTTATCGGTCTTAGCCAAACAAAAACTCTGTGTCTGTGATTTGGCAGCCATCTTAGAGATGAGTGAATCAGCCGTATCTCATCAATTACGGACATTGCGATCGCTTCGGTTAGTTAATTATCAAAAACAGGGCAGAAAAGTCTATTACGATCTTCAAGATCATCATGTCCTCGACCTTTATAATTCAGTAGCAGAACATCTAGACGAATCTGAAACTGAAGAGTTGAGTTGA
- a CDS encoding metallothionein family 14: MSTVTSMKCACDRCLCVVSLEDAVKKDGKYYCCEACANGHVEGSGCGHQGCGC; this comes from the coding sequence ATGAGTACAGTTACCTCAATGAAATGCGCCTGTGATCGCTGTCTTTGTGTAGTATCTTTAGAAGATGCAGTCAAAAAAGATGGTAAATATTATTGCTGTGAAGCCTGTGCTAATGGTCATGTCGAAGGTTCTGGTTGTGGACATCAAGGATGTGGTTGTTAA
- a CDS encoding IS4 family transposase, with product MNQIILLRRTLKPLLGWHGARLNFLALFLIALLRVKTINLAELATGFRSNAKTESNYKRLQRFFRNFDLDYVVLAKAIVILMNIPQPWVLSIDRTEWSFGEKRFNVLLLGVVHNGVAYPLVWEMLEKKGNSNSDERMDLLERFCSIFPDVKVAYLTGDREFIGKPWLSYLLIEPTIRFRLRIRASDRINEGRKELRASFLLISNLDRLKFYREKNWFGDVRFMFLLCVWIMVSY from the coding sequence ATGAATCAGATTATCTTACTACGACGAACCTTGAAACCGCTTTTAGGGTGGCATGGCGCAAGGCTAAATTTTCTAGCTTTGTTTCTCATAGCATTACTAAGAGTAAAGACAATTAACCTAGCAGAGCTGGCAACTGGTTTCAGGAGTAACGCGAAAACAGAATCCAATTATAAAAGGCTACAACGGTTCTTCCGTAATTTCGATTTAGATTATGTCGTTCTTGCCAAAGCAATCGTTATATTGATGAACATACCTCAACCTTGGGTTCTGAGTATAGATCGTACTGAATGGTCTTTCGGAGAGAAACGATTCAATGTTCTCCTCTTGGGAGTGGTACATAATGGCGTTGCATACCCTCTAGTTTGGGAAATGCTTGAGAAGAAAGGAAATTCTAATAGCGACGAAAGAATGGACTTACTTGAGCGTTTTTGCTCTATATTCCCCGATGTGAAGGTAGCTTATCTTACTGGCGACCGCGAATTTATTGGCAAGCCTTGGCTCTCGTATCTTTTGATTGAACCAACAATTCGATTTAGATTGAGAATTAGAGCAAGCGATCGCATTAATGAGGGACGAAAAGAACTCAGAGCATCATTTTTGCTCATCTCCAACCTGGACAGACTCAAGTTTTATCGGGAAAAAAACTGGTTTGGGGACGTAAGGTTTATGTTTCTGCTTTGCGTCTGGATAATGGTGAGTTACTAA
- a CDS encoding transposase IS4 family protein, with amino-acid sequence MGIVDQGVAFPLLWWMLEKKGNSNTQERIELMKEFIELFCEDKIDYLSAEREFLGHDWLKYLLSQPMMSFRIRIRETELLMVEKLRASSVMVSTVYALSF; translated from the coding sequence TTGGGCATTGTTGATCAAGGAGTAGCTTTTCCTTTACTGTGGTGGATGTTAGAGAAAAAAGGAAACTCAAATACTCAAGAAAGAATAGAGTTGATGAAAGAGTTTATTGAACTATTTTGTGAAGACAAGATTGATTATTTGAGTGCTGAGCGCGAATTTTTAGGTCATGACTGGCTCAAATATTTACTCTCACAACCGATGATGTCATTCAGAATTAGAATTCGAGAGACAGAACTTCTAATGGTCGAAAAGCTAAGAGCATCTTCCGTTATGGTTTCGACCGTTTACGCTCTATCTTTTTGA
- a CDS encoding hypothetical protein (conserved hypothetical protein), giving the protein MGAMQKQKVVNLRVEESRQNLIDEAARLQGKSRTEFMIEAAYKEAEQTILDQKIFILDEADYEYLTRTDHQADPKLVKLFERKSLWEQ; this is encoded by the coding sequence ATGGGAGCTATGCAGAAACAAAAAGTAGTCAACCTCAGAGTTGAAGAAAGCAGACAAAATCTAATAGATGAAGCAGCAAGGCTTCAAGGTAAATCTCGCACTGAGTTTATGATAGAAGCTGCTTACAAAGAAGCCGAACAAACTATCTTAGACCAAAAGATTTTTATTCTAGATGAAGCTGACTATGAGTATCTGACACGTACAGATCATCAAGCCGATCCTAAGTTAGTAAAATTGTTTGAGAGAAAAAGCCTTTGGGAACAGTAA